In Nocardia terpenica, the genomic window GTCGCTCGGCATGCCCAGGCACAGGTGCGAGAACTCCGACGCCGTCACCAGCTCGATGTACTCGATCCGGTCGTTCTCGTCGACCGACCGATCCAGCACCACCGCCGCGGCGGAGTCGCCGACGGTCAGCGAGGCGAATTGCAGATCGTATTTCTCGGAAATTTCCTCGACCGCGGTATCCGCGATCGGAGTAATGGCCTCGCCGCTGACCACCAATCCGTTGCGCACAATTCCGGCGCGAATCATCCGATCCAGGATGTAGGTGCCGGTGAGCATTCCGGCGCAGGCATTGGACAGGTCGAAGGTAATCGCGGATCCGGCGCCGATGTGCTTGGCCAGAGAGCTGGCGAAGGACGGCTCCATATACATTCTGGTGCCGTGCTTACTGCGCGTGATCGAGGTGGAGATGATCACGTCCAGGTCGCCTGCCGAGTACTGTGACCTCGACAGACAGTCGTCGATGGCCTTCAGTGCCAGCGTGAACGAGTCCTCGTAGCGCTCCGGCGAGGTGTCGTGCACGCGCCGTTCCGCCACGCCGGTGATCTTTTCCAGATCGAAGGCGGGCGGCTCTTTCAGCCGCGATACCAATTCGGTCGTGGTGACTCGTTTTTCGGGCAGATAAGCGCCCAGGGATTCGAAGCGAGAATGCGACACGTCGCCTCCTGAAACGGGTGACGAATGCGTTGGGAATTCGGGACGAGCAACGATGCTACCCGAGAGTAACTAGTCGGCCGCCCAAGCGCATCTCGGCCATTCGGAAGCAACTGTCTGGGACGGATGTTCACGTTACCGTTGGTATCGGGAATTAGTCACCCTCCGGCTACGACCCCCTCTTTCTGGGGGGATGCCGGGGTGTCCGACACCGTCTCGATGGCATCGGCAAACGCTTGGTAATCGATGCGACGGCGGCATTTCGCGACGCGGAGGGTACTCCGATTGTGAGGGACCTCACCGGGTCCGGCGGGTGGACCGAGGTCCGCTTCCCGCCTCAGCCGATCCGGCGGGCACCGGCCGACGGCACCGCCACGAAGGTGCGGGGCGCGGCGAAATCCGCTGCGCGGAAGCGCTTCTCGATCGCCTCGACGACCAGGGGTGTGCGCTCGGTGTCGGTGAGGGCGATGATGCTGCCGCCGAAACCGCCGCCCACCATGCGCGCCCCGTACGCGCCCGCGGCCGTCGCGGCGTCGACCGCGGCGTCCAATTGCGGTGTGGAGATCTCGAAGTCGTCGCGCAGCGAGGCGTGCCCGGCGGCGAGGATCGGTCCGATCGCGCGTGGATCGCCGCCGCCGCGCAACATCTCGACGACGGCGAGCACCCGGGCGTTCTCGGAGACGATGTGGCGGGCCCGCCGCCGCAGCACCGGATCGGCGATCCGCTCCACCGCGGCGGGCTCGGTGATCGCGCGCAGCGAGCCGACCCTGAGCGCCGCGGCGGCCTGCTCGCATTCGCGGCGGCGCTGCCCGTATCCGCCGTCGACCAGCTGGTGCGGGGTGTTGGTGTCGACCACCAGCAGCTCCAGCCCGGTCGCGGTCAGATCGAACGGCACCTGCGCGTGCTCACCCCTGCCGAAGTCCAGGAACAGCGCGTGCCCGGCGGTGCACAGCACCGAGGCGGACTGGTCCAGGGTGCCGGTGGCCGCGCCGACGTACGAATTCTCCGCGGCCCGGCCGATATCGATGAGATCGGCGTCGGCCACCGCCGGGGCGAACAGGTCGCGCACCGCGATGGCCACCGAGCACTCCACCGCCGCCGACGACGACAGTCCCGCGCCCACGGGCACCGCCCCGTCCAGGCGCAGCGCCACCCCGGGCAGCGCGTGCCCGCGCGCGGCGTACTCGTGCACCACGCCGAGCGGATACCGCGCCCACCCGGTCACCGCGGCGTCGGCGAGCCCGGCGATCGGCACCCGGATCTCCTCGCCGGGATGCTGGCGCGACGAAACCCGCACCAGCCCATCGGAAGTCGGCTCCGCCGTGCAGGTGACCACCTGCGGCAGCGCGATGGGCAGCGCGAAGCCGTCGTTGTAGTCGGTGTGCTCGCCGATGATGTTGACGCGCCCGGGCGCCACCCACACTCCGCCGGTCACCGCACCTCCCGCAGTTCCGTCGCCACCGTCTCCGGCGTGGTGTCGCTGATGAACACCTGCATGCCCGATTCCGAACCGGCCAGGTACTTGAGCTTGTTCGCCGCCCGGCGGATCGAGAACAGCTGCAGGTGCAGCCACCAATCGTCGCGCGCCAGACCGGATTTCGGCGTCGGCGCCTGGTTCCAGGCGGCGATGTAGGGCATCGGGGTGTCGAAGCGGTGCGCGAACCGTTGCAGCACATTCAGATACAGCTCGGCGAAGGCGTCGCGCTGGGCGTCGTCGAGCTCGGGGATGTCGGCCACCCGGCGGTGCGGGAACAGCTGCACCTCGTAGGGCCAGCGCGCGAACGGCGGGACGAAGGCGGTCCACTCCTCGTTGGCCGCGACCACCCGCAGCCCGGCCGCGCGCTCGGCGGCCAGCAGGTCGCCGAAGAGGTTGCCGCCGTGCGAGTTCCGGTACGCCGCCACATTCGCCGAGATCTTCGCCACCCGCGGCGTGACGAACGGATAGGCGTAGATCTGGCCGTGCGGGTGCGACAGCGTGACGCCGATCTCCTCGCCGTGGTTCTCGAAGCAGAACACCTGTGCCACACCGTCGATCTCGGCCAGTTCGGCGCTGCGGTGCGCCCAGGCGTCCACCACCAGCCGCGCCCGGGCCGGATCCAGCTGCGCGAACGAGGAATCGTGGTCGCTGGTGAAACACACCACCTCGCAGCGGCCGAAGCCGTCGCGCAGCGGCGTCAGCGGCGAACCCTCCACCGTGGCAGCGAAATTCGCGTGATCGGTGGACAGCGACGGAAACCGGTTCTCGAAAACCGCCACCTGATAATCGGATTCGGGCACCTCGGTGGCCCGCTCCGGCGTCGACGGGCACAGCGGGCACAGATCCGCCGGGGGCAGGAAGGTACGAGTCTGGCGGTGCGAGGCGATCACCACCCACTCACCGAGCAGCGGGTCGAACCGCGTCTGCGAATGCGTGGTCGTCCGCGGGAGATCACGCGTGTCCTCGGCGGTCCGCACTATGTTCCCGATGTTCCCGGCGTGCGTCCCGCTCCCGATGTTCCCGGCGTGCTCTTGGCCGGGATCTGCATCGAAGTACAGAATCTCCCTGCCGTCGGCCAGCTTTCGGCGGGTGATGGCAGGCGGCATCGTCGCGACCTCCGGTGTCGGTACTCCTGGGACGAGCCGGACAGTACACGGAGTGATTGTGAGCGTTAACATCGGGTCGATCGGAGCGCCGGCCCGCCGTTCACCGGGCGCTCAGTACTCGCTGCCGAACAGCCCGCCCGGGCCGTAGGACCCGGTGGACGGCGGGGCGGGCATCAGCACCCAGCCGCCGCAGTTGGCCGTCGCGAAACCCACATCGCTCGGGCGGATCAGCACCCGCACCGGATTGACGTGGGTGAAGTCGCTGGCGATGACGTAGTGGTTGGGATCGGGGTCGTCGCCCGGCCCCATGATCTTCCACAGCCGCTGCCACCCGCAGACGTGGTTCGGGTCCGGCGACCCGGGCGCCTGGTAGATGCCGGGCAAAATATCGATGCCCACGCGGTAGACCCCGTCGGCGGGAATGCTCGGCGCCGGATCGGCGGCGGCGATCCCGGATCCGAGCAGCGTCACCGCGGACGCCAGGGCTCCCGCGAGCGCGAATGTGCCTGCGTGCACGACGGTCCTCCTCGATCAGGTCGTCCTCGCAGGTGGGTCTACCAGAATCCGGCCGCCGCGTGGCCGATTCGGCGAAATCGGCCCGCCGGAATTGGGGGCACGATCGCGATGTCGTTCCGGGGCGCCGCGGCGATATTCCCGGTATGAGTGGTCTACGGCCCGTCGCCCCGGACGGTTGCGCCCCGCGGTGCGCCCGACTGTGTACCGATCGAGGACTCGCCGAGGTGCTCGCCGCCGAGCAGGGCTTGCTGCACTGGCGCGCGACGCGCCGCCTCGGCGATCCCGGCCTGGCCGAGCACGCCGTGCAGGAGGCGCTGCTGCGCGCCTGGCGCGGCTGCGCCACCTACGACCCGGATCGGGGCAGCGTGCGGACCTGGCTGCTGTCGATCGAACGCAATGTGCTCACCGACATCATCCGGATGCGCGCGGCGCGGCCCATGGAGGCCGGGTGGGATCTCGTCGAGGACTCGGTCGACCTGCGTTGGGCCCGACCGGATTTCACCGACTCGCTGACCGACGGCCTGCTGGTCGACCAGCTCCTCGCCCGCCTGCCCGGCCCGCAGCGCGACGCGGTGGTCCAGGTGATCCTGCGCGATCGCGCCTACCGCGACGTGGCCGCCGACCTCGGGGTGCCGGTCGGCACGGTGAAGACCCGGGTGCACTACGCGCTGCGCTCGCTGCGTCAGCTCCCGCTCGGGGCCTGATTCGCGTCACCCAACCCGCCGCGGGTCGGTAGCCAACGGATTGATCATCTGTCCTTGTCACGGCAGTCGTTTCCATCTGGATGGGACCGTGGCGCGGGGGCTCGCGGCACGTCCGCTGAATACGCTGCGGATTCGGGTCGACGGCGACCGGATTTTGCCCGCCTGGCCCATCCGCGGAGGCTCCCGACACGAATAACTGTTCGGTAACGGGACTTGCTTCCTGATGCTTACGTTGCCAGAGTGAACCACTGGGTTTGGTGTTACTAGTGGGAAGGGAGGGGCGTCCCTTCGGGGTACGCCGTCCGCACATGAAGCAACCAAGCATCATCCTCTGCGTGGCCGCCACCGCCGCGGCCGTGGCCACCACCGCCGGGCTGCACCCGGCGATGTCGCTCGCCGCCCCCGCGACACCCGAGGTGTCGACCAAGCTTGCCGGGAAGACGGTGTTCCTGGATCCGGGGCATCAGGGCCCCAACCACACCGAAGACATGAACCGCCAGGTCGCCAACGGCTACGGCGGGACGAAGCCGTGCCAGACCACGGGTATGACCACCGTGCACGGCGTGCCCGAGCACACCGTGAACTGGAATGTGGCACAGCTGGTCAAGCAGTCGCTGGAGACGCTGGGCGCGCGCGTCGTGCTCAGCCGCCAGGACGACACCGGCTGGGGCGGCTGCGTCGACGAGCGGGCCGCCGCCGCCAATCGGTCCGGCGCCGACGTCGCGATCAGCATTCACGCGGACAGTGCGCCCGCGCAGGATCATGGTTTCCACTTCATCGTTCCGCAGCTGCCGACCGCGGACGAGAAGGCGAGCCAGGTGCAGTCGGGCGCCGGGCTGGCCGCGACCAAGGCGGTCCGCGACGCCTACCGGACGGCCGGATTCACCCCGGCCGATTACGCCGGTGCGGTGGACGGGCTGATGCCCCGCAACGACATCGCGGGCCCGGCGCTGACCGAGGTCCCCGACGTGTTCGTGGAAATGGGCAATGGGGCCAATGCCGACGACGCGACCGCCCTGGAGAACCAGGACGGTCAGATCCGGCACGCCATCGCCATCACCACCGGGCTGGCCTCGTACCTGCTCGGCGCCCCGAGCCAGCCGCCCGTCGACAATCTGATGGGCCGCAGCCCGAATTCGGGCTCCGCGAACGGCGCGAAGACCCCGGGGCAGAACACGGCGAGCGCCCCGCCGACCAACCAGTTCCAGGCCGCGCCGAGCACAATGTCACCGGACGGCCAGGCACAGGGCACCCAGGGACAGTCGAAGGTGCCGCCGCTGTCGACCGGGTCGGCCGACGGCGGTGCCGGTGGGGCCGACCAGTCGGGGACGGGCGGCTCGGTCCCCGGAACGAACCAGGGCCAGGGGTCGGCGAACCAAGGACAAACGGGTGCGGGACAGACGGTTCCGGGACAGCCTGGTGGGGCACAAACTGCTCCCGGCCAGTCGGGTGCGGGACAGTCGGCTCCGGGTGCGGGACAAGCGGTTCCGGGGGAGTCGGGTTCGAGTCAGTTCGCTCCGGGACAGCTCGGTGCGGGACAAGTGGTTCCGGGGCAGTCGGGTTCGAGTCAGGCGGTTCCGGGGCGGCCTGGTGGGGCGCAGACTGCTCCCGGCCAGTCGGGTGCGGGGCAGTCGGCTCCGGGGCAGCTCGGTGCGGGACAGACGGGTCCGGGTGCGGGACAAGTGGTTCCGGGGGAGTCGGGTTCGAGTCAGGCGGTTCCGGGACAGCCCGGTGGGGCGCAGATTGCTCCCGGTCAGTCGGGTGCGGGGCAGGCCGCGCCGGGGCAGCCCGGTGCGGGGCAGGTGGTTCCGGGACAGTCGGGTGCGGGGCAATCCGTGCCGGGGCAGTTGGGTGCTGGGCAGGTCGAGCCTGGGCAGGCGAATCTGGGGCAGGGTGGATCGGGGCAGGTGGCTCCCGGGGGGAGTGTTCCGGGTCAGCAGTCGGGCGGTATCGATCCGAATGCCTTGGGGGCTTATACGCCGGGAGCCCAGAATGGTTCCGCGCTCGGTGGTCAGAACGGTTCTGTGCCGAATACCTCCGTTCCGGGGGTTCCGGGCGCGTCCATGCCGGGTAAGCAGGGCACTACGCCGATGACCACGCCGGGGACCCAGGGCGACAATGGTTCCGCGGCCGCGAGCACCCTGGTCACCACGGCCATGCAGCTGCTGCTTCCGCTGGCGAAGACGCTGGGCATGAACGACGCGACCATTCCGCCGGAGCTGATCAACCTCGCCTACACGCTGGTGGCGACGGCCTACAACGCCTTCTCCAAGTAGGTCGCGCCGATCGGCCGTATGCGCGAACGGTAGGGTGGCCGGGTGAGTCGGCGCATTCCAGTTCTGATTGTGGCCGGGTTTCTCGGGGCCGGGAAGACGACGCTGCTGAACCATCTGCTGCGGCGGCGGGATGCGCGGATCGGCGTGGTGGTCAACGACTTCGGGGCCGTCAATATCGATGCGATGCTGGTGGCGGGGCAGGTCGACGCGATGGTGTCGCTGGGCAACGGGTGCGTGTGCTGCGCGGTGGACATCACCGAGCTCGACGAGATGTTCACCCGGCTGGCGCAGCCGCGCAACCGCATCGACGTCATCGTGGTCGAGGCCAGCGGACTCGCCGAACCCCGCAACCTCATTCGCATGGTGATCGGCTCCGACAATCCGAACATCCGCTACGGCGGCCTGATCGAGGTGGTCGACGCCGAACACTTCGACGACAGCCGCGCCCGGCACCCCGAGCTCGCGACCCACCTGCGGCTGGCGGATCTGGTCCTGGTGAACAAGGCCGACCGGGTGCCCGCCGAGCGATTGGACCGGCTGCGCCGCGAGATCGGCGATCTGGTGGGCCAGGTGCCGGTGCACGCCACCACGCACGGCCGCCCCGACCCGCGCCTGCTGTTCGACCCGCCGGAGCAGCACGTCGCACCCGTCGCCGAGCAGCTCAGCCTCGACGCACTGCTCGACGACCACGACCACCACGACGACGACGGCCACCACCATCTGCACGACGGCTACGACAGCGTATCCTTCACCAGCACAACGGATCTGGACCCGCGCAGGCTGGTCGGCTTCCTGGAGGACCCGCCGCCCGGCCTGTTCCGCGCCAAGGGCTGCACCGCCTTCGGCGTGCGCGGCGAGCGGCGAAAGTTCGTGCTGCACATGGTCGGTCGGCACGTGGTGTTCGAGCCGTCGGCCTGGGGCCGGGGCGAGGCCCGGGAGAGCACGCTGGTGCTGATCGGTTCCGGCATGGACACTGAGGCCGCCACCGCCCGCCTCCGCGACACCGTGCACACCGCGCCCGACCCGCTCGACGATCGCGCGCTGCTCGGCGTGTGGCGCTACGTGCCGCGCGAATTCACCGACGACCCCGCCGAGTAGCGCGATCGGCTGCCGCCCGGCGTGACACGGACGAAACGGGCCGGAAATACCGCCGCTCTACGGTGACGACACAGTCGAACCGATCACCGGAGGTGCGCCGTGCTGGTACGGGACATGCTGGCCGAGCCGCTCGGCCTGCGGCTACTCGGAGGGGCGACCGCGGCGCTGGAGCGGCCCGTGGCCCGGATCTGCGTGACCGATATGCCCGATCCGACGCCGTTCGTCACCCCGGGCGCCCTGGTGTGCACCGGGCTGGTCTGGCGGCACGACGCGGACGACAGCGACCGCTACGTGGGCCTGCTGGCCCGGGCCGGGGCCGTCGCGGTGGCGGCGGGGATGTCGCTGCACGGGCGGGTGCCGCCGGACGTGGTCGCGGCCTGCGCCCGCCACGGGCTGCCGCTGCTCGAGGTGCCCGAGCGCGTCCCGTTCAGCCGGATGATCGAGTACCTGGCCGGTCGCAACGCCGACATGCGTTTGCGCCGAGCGAAATCCGGGATGGCGCGGCAGCGCAGGCTGCTGAGCGCGGTCGCCGACGGCCGTGACATCGCCGCGCTGATCGACGAATTCGCCCGGGACTGCGGGATTTCGGTGTGGCTGCTGACCGCGACCGGGATGCCGGTGGCGGGCACCGAGCCGCTGTCCGACGATCGGATCGACGCGCTCGTCGCGGCGGCGGCCACCGCGTCCCGGCTGCCCCTGTCGCTGCCCGGCGGTTATGCGGTGTGGCCGGTCGGCGGCCGGTTCGGGGATCGACTCTCGGTGTGGTACCTGGTGATTCGCGGCGCGACCGACGAGCAGGACCCGGACGAATTGGGGGCCGACCTGGCCGCGATCGCCGAACTGTACCGGATGCGGCGCCTCGAACTGTTGCGCATGACGTGGGAGCGCGACCGGTCGCCGGTGGACGCCGCGTCCGGTCCGATGGTCGCGGTCGCCTTCGATCCGGTGACGAAGCCGGAACAGTGGTCCGGCGGCGGCCCGGGCCGAGATGCGCTGCGGGCCATCGCGCACGACGTATTGCCCGGCGCGACAACCGAGGTCGATGCGGACGGACGGATCATCGCCTGGGTCCGCGGCACCGAGCAGAATATCGCCGCCCAGCTGCGCCGCCGCCTGATCCGGCTCGCCCCCGCGCTGCGCGAGGTCCGGTTGCGGGTCGGCGTGAGCGCCTGCCGCGGCGGCGAATCCGCCACGGGCACCGCCGCTTCCGCGGTCGCGGCGGCCAGCGTGGCCGCCGACGAGCCGGTCGATGTGCGCGTCGCCGACGTCGATTCGGCCGTGGGCCTGTTCACCACCATCCCGGATCAGCTGCAGCGCCGCTTCGCCGACCGGGTCCTCGGGCCGCTGGTCGACTACGACGAGCGCACCGGCGCGGAGCTGTTGCAGACCCTGGAGGTGTTCCTCGGCTGCGCGGGCTCCTGGCGGCAGGCCGCCGACCGAATGCACCTGCACCTCAACACCGTTCGCTACCGCATCGGCCGCGTCGAGGAGCTCACCGGGCGCGATCTGGGCCGCCTCGACGATCGGCTGGACCTGTATCTGGCGGTGCGGGCGCGGTCCCGGCCCGGCGCGCTCCCGGCCTGACCGCCCGATATAGCGGTCCGCTAGACCGCCCCGGTGTAGTCGTCCCAGGCGATTCCCGCGTCGGGGGCGTCCTCGCGCAGCGCGCTCGCCTGAATGAGCCCGTAGGGCCGGTCGTCCGCGTGAAAGACCTCGCCCGCGTTCTCGATGCCGAATCGGGCCAGATCGTAGGAGAAGTGATGCTTGTTCGGCGCCGACAGCCGGATCTCGGCCAGGCACGGATACGCCGCCAGCGCCGCCCGCCCCATCTCGAACAGCGTCTGCTGCAACGCCTTCGACTGCAACTGCGCGAACCGCTCGATGAGCACGGCGCGGATCCCGGCGTAGGCGGCGTCCCAGTCGGCGGGCGGTGCGGCGAAGCGCCAGCGCGCCACCAGGCTGGTCGCCATCACCCGATCGTGGGTGGGCTCGAGCACCGTGAACGGGTCGGTGAGAAAGCCCGCGAACTCCGAACCGGTGGACTTGAGGATGACCAGATCCTTGATGCCGCCGATCACCCACTCCCGCCGCGCCGCGCCCGTACCGGCCACGGTGACCGCCGCGATCCGCACGTCGGGACCGGTGCGCGTCCAGGTGTGGTCGTGCGGGCGGCCGCCCGCCTGCGCGCGCTGCCAGGCGTACTCCTCGATCTCGAGGCGGGCCGAGTCCACCGGCTCGATGTCGTCGACGAAATGCCGGGCCAGCGCCAGCCCGTACTCCTCGATGCTGCCGCCGCCGTGGGTCTTGGCGTAGGCGTAGATCGTCTGCTTCTGCGAATCGGTGGGCAGCACCGTGGCCTGATCGCCGCTCACGTGCGCGGCGTCGAAGTCGCCGCGCAGGCACGAGGAGACGTTCAGGTCGCGGATCTCGTGCCGGGCCGTGTCGCGATAGATGCGCACCACCCGGTTCTCGGCCTTGCCGTACTGGTTCGGGCCGAGCACGATCTTGCCGTTCAGATCGGTCATGGATACTCCTGCGGTAGACGATCCGTCATCGTTCACTCTGGCTCACCCCGGGCGGGTCCGGACCTGTATCCGCGACAAATCCGGCGCGTCGCCCGGCCGCCGGTTTGGCCTTCCGGACAAAACCCGCCCCCGGTCGGGTGATTTACCGTGAGAATGATCGGCCCCTCCTGCGCTCCAGGGAGTCTCCATGACAACACCGCATCCCGTCGACACCCGGTTACCGGTCGGGCCGCTGCTGCTGTTCGGCATCCAGCACGTGCTCATCATGTACACCGGATGTATCACGGTGCCGCTGGTCTTCGGCGCGGCCGTCGGCCTGGACCGGTCCACCATCGGGATTCTCATCAGCGCCGATCTGCTGGTCGCGGGCATCGTCACGGTGGTGCAGAGCCTGGGGGTGGGCCGGATGGTGGGCGCGCGGATGCCGATCGTGTGCGGGGCGACCTTCGTGGCGC contains:
- the galT gene encoding galactose-1-phosphate uridylyltransferase, whose translation is MADGREILYFDADPGQEHAGNIGSGTHAGNIGNIVRTAEDTRDLPRTTTHSQTRFDPLLGEWVVIASHRQTRTFLPPADLCPLCPSTPERATEVPESDYQVAVFENRFPSLSTDHANFAATVEGSPLTPLRDGFGRCEVVCFTSDHDSSFAQLDPARARLVVDAWAHRSAELAEIDGVAQVFCFENHGEEIGVTLSHPHGQIYAYPFVTPRVAKISANVAAYRNSHGGNLFGDLLAAERAAGLRVVAANEEWTAFVPPFARWPYEVQLFPHRRVADIPELDDAQRDAFAELYLNVLQRFAHRFDTPMPYIAAWNQAPTPKSGLARDDWWLHLQLFSIRRAANKLKYLAGSESGMQVFISDTTPETVATELREVR
- a CDS encoding sigma-70 family RNA polymerase sigma factor — translated: MSGLRPVAPDGCAPRCARLCTDRGLAEVLAAEQGLLHWRATRRLGDPGLAEHAVQEALLRAWRGCATYDPDRGSVRTWLLSIERNVLTDIIRMRAARPMEAGWDLVEDSVDLRWARPDFTDSLTDGLLVDQLLARLPGPQRDAVVQVILRDRAYRDVAADLGVPVGTVKTRVHYALRSLRQLPLGA
- the galK gene encoding galactokinase, translating into MTGGVWVAPGRVNIIGEHTDYNDGFALPIALPQVVTCTAEPTSDGLVRVSSRQHPGEEIRVPIAGLADAAVTGWARYPLGVVHEYAARGHALPGVALRLDGAVPVGAGLSSSAAVECSVAIAVRDLFAPAVADADLIDIGRAAENSYVGAATGTLDQSASVLCTAGHALFLDFGRGEHAQVPFDLTATGLELLVVDTNTPHQLVDGGYGQRRRECEQAAAALRVGSLRAITEPAAVERIADPVLRRRARHIVSENARVLAVVEMLRGGGDPRAIGPILAAGHASLRDDFEISTPQLDAAVDAATAAGAYGARMVGGGFGGSIIALTDTERTPLVVEAIEKRFRAADFAAPRTFVAVPSAGARRIG
- a CDS encoding PucR family transcriptional regulator: MLVRDMLAEPLGLRLLGGATAALERPVARICVTDMPDPTPFVTPGALVCTGLVWRHDADDSDRYVGLLARAGAVAVAAGMSLHGRVPPDVVAACARHGLPLLEVPERVPFSRMIEYLAGRNADMRLRRAKSGMARQRRLLSAVADGRDIAALIDEFARDCGISVWLLTATGMPVAGTEPLSDDRIDALVAAAATASRLPLSLPGGYAVWPVGGRFGDRLSVWYLVIRGATDEQDPDELGADLAAIAELYRMRRLELLRMTWERDRSPVDAASGPMVAVAFDPVTKPEQWSGGGPGRDALRAIAHDVLPGATTEVDADGRIIAWVRGTEQNIAAQLRRRLIRLAPALREVRLRVGVSACRGGESATGTAASAVAAASVAADEPVDVRVADVDSAVGLFTTIPDQLQRRFADRVLGPLVDYDERTGAELLQTLEVFLGCAGSWRQAADRMHLHLNTVRYRIGRVEELTGRDLGRLDDRLDLYLAVRARSRPGALPA
- a CDS encoding CobW family GTP-binding protein, which encodes MSRRIPVLIVAGFLGAGKTTLLNHLLRRRDARIGVVVNDFGAVNIDAMLVAGQVDAMVSLGNGCVCCAVDITELDEMFTRLAQPRNRIDVIVVEASGLAEPRNLIRMVIGSDNPNIRYGGLIEVVDAEHFDDSRARHPELATHLRLADLVLVNKADRVPAERLDRLRREIGDLVGQVPVHATTHGRPDPRLLFDPPEQHVAPVAEQLSLDALLDDHDHHDDDGHHHLHDGYDSVSFTSTTDLDPRRLVGFLEDPPPGLFRAKGCTAFGVRGERRKFVLHMVGRHVVFEPSAWGRGEARESTLVLIGSGMDTEAATARLRDTVHTAPDPLDDRALLGVWRYVPREFTDDPAE
- a CDS encoding N-acetylmuramoyl-L-alanine amidase, which gives rise to MKQPSIILCVAATAAAVATTAGLHPAMSLAAPATPEVSTKLAGKTVFLDPGHQGPNHTEDMNRQVANGYGGTKPCQTTGMTTVHGVPEHTVNWNVAQLVKQSLETLGARVVLSRQDDTGWGGCVDERAAAANRSGADVAISIHADSAPAQDHGFHFIVPQLPTADEKASQVQSGAGLAATKAVRDAYRTAGFTPADYAGAVDGLMPRNDIAGPALTEVPDVFVEMGNGANADDATALENQDGQIRHAIAITTGLASYLLGAPSQPPVDNLMGRSPNSGSANGAKTPGQNTASAPPTNQFQAAPSTMSPDGQAQGTQGQSKVPPLSTGSADGGAGGADQSGTGGSVPGTNQGQGSANQGQTGAGQTVPGQPGGAQTAPGQSGAGQSAPGAGQAVPGESGSSQFAPGQLGAGQVVPGQSGSSQAVPGRPGGAQTAPGQSGAGQSAPGQLGAGQTGPGAGQVVPGESGSSQAVPGQPGGAQIAPGQSGAGQAAPGQPGAGQVVPGQSGAGQSVPGQLGAGQVEPGQANLGQGGSGQVAPGGSVPGQQSGGIDPNALGAYTPGAQNGSALGGQNGSVPNTSVPGVPGASMPGKQGTTPMTTPGTQGDNGSAAASTLVTTAMQLLLPLAKTLGMNDATIPPELINLAYTLVATAYNAFSK
- the pucL gene encoding factor-independent urate hydroxylase, whose protein sequence is MTDLNGKIVLGPNQYGKAENRVVRIYRDTARHEIRDLNVSSCLRGDFDAAHVSGDQATVLPTDSQKQTIYAYAKTHGGGSIEEYGLALARHFVDDIEPVDSARLEIEEYAWQRAQAGGRPHDHTWTRTGPDVRIAAVTVAGTGAARREWVIGGIKDLVILKSTGSEFAGFLTDPFTVLEPTHDRVMATSLVARWRFAAPPADWDAAYAGIRAVLIERFAQLQSKALQQTLFEMGRAALAAYPCLAEIRLSAPNKHHFSYDLARFGIENAGEVFHADDRPYGLIQASALREDAPDAGIAWDDYTGAV
- a CDS encoding 3-oxoacyl-ACP synthase III family protein, whose translation is MSHSRFESLGAYLPEKRVTTTELVSRLKEPPAFDLEKITGVAERRVHDTSPERYEDSFTLALKAIDDCLSRSQYSAGDLDVIISTSITRSKHGTRMYMEPSFASSLAKHIGAGSAITFDLSNACAGMLTGTYILDRMIRAGIVRNGLVVSGEAITPIADTAVEEISEKYDLQFASLTVGDSAAAVVLDRSVDENDRIEYIELVTASEFSHLCLGMPSDKTAGPALYTDNRKMHNESRFLLWTDTHRMFFDKHGGSFADEKFDYIIHHQFGAAAIPYINAIAEREFGAPMPPDLNVISKYGNTSTTSHFIVLHDYLSRQEIPSGSKVLMVPAASGVVGGFLSTTISSLKV